One Fuerstiella marisgermanici DNA window includes the following coding sequences:
- a CDS encoding succinylglutamate desuccinylase/aspartoacylase domain-containing protein has protein sequence MERKTVRPEQLDLDSPGRRDYWVALEHDSIWGDHLLPLTVFVGPETQDGLGLVSFGSNHGNEYEGPMALKHLMRDINIADVRGRIILIPVLNPAAFLSGTRESRQEDGVNLNRAFVDGAGSTPALAGITHRIAAFVRTYIWPRVHIVLDLHSGGDVARFSICANYHPVDDPVLGEKIEQTARWFGTPSLMVYQNVTPGLLPSEAERLGKITVGTELGWGRSVNPEGVKYGRQGVLAAAINSDLLHGTIEPIAHHRAGTQQKLEMVDRDCFTAAPFAGHYEPLVECGTAVKRGDTVGLLHDFDRIDLDPWPCVAALDGVVLAQAWVAPVPKGQHIVVVAKLLE, from the coding sequence ATGGAACGCAAGACCGTCCGTCCTGAACAACTGGACCTGGATTCACCGGGCCGCCGGGATTACTGGGTGGCTTTGGAACATGACAGCATTTGGGGAGATCATCTGCTGCCGCTGACCGTGTTTGTCGGCCCTGAAACTCAGGACGGCCTGGGGCTGGTGTCCTTCGGTTCGAATCACGGTAACGAATACGAAGGGCCGATGGCGCTAAAGCACCTGATGCGCGACATCAACATCGCCGACGTGCGCGGGCGGATCATTCTGATTCCCGTTCTGAACCCGGCGGCGTTTCTTTCCGGCACGCGCGAAAGTCGTCAGGAAGACGGCGTCAACCTGAATCGAGCTTTTGTCGACGGGGCTGGAAGCACGCCGGCACTGGCCGGAATTACTCATCGGATTGCAGCGTTTGTCCGCACGTATATCTGGCCACGAGTGCACATTGTGCTGGACCTGCATTCCGGAGGCGACGTCGCTCGGTTTTCCATCTGCGCGAATTACCACCCGGTCGACGACCCGGTGTTGGGCGAAAAGATCGAGCAAACCGCACGTTGGTTTGGCACGCCGTCGCTGATGGTCTACCAGAATGTGACTCCGGGCCTGCTGCCCAGCGAAGCCGAGCGACTGGGCAAGATCACAGTGGGGACCGAACTTGGCTGGGGACGATCCGTGAACCCAGAAGGCGTGAAGTATGGTCGTCAGGGCGTCTTAGCGGCGGCCATCAATAGTGACCTGCTGCACGGGACGATCGAACCGATTGCCCATCATCGCGCGGGCACTCAGCAGAAGTTGGAAATGGTCGACCGAGACTGTTTTACCGCCGCTCCGTTTGCTGGCCACTACGAACCGCTGGTGGAATGCGGAACCGCCGTCAAACGCGGTGATACAGTGGGCCTGCTGCACGACTTTGACCGCATTGACCTTGACCCCTGGCCGTGTGTCGCCGCACTGGATGGAGTCGTGCTGGCTCAGGCATGGGTGGCTCCGGTTCCTAAAGGCCAGCACATTGTGGTGGTGGCAAAACTGCTGGAATAG
- a CDS encoding efflux RND transporter permease subunit has product MNLAALAMRYRPVVLTFVVLMVGWGAFTFATMPRREDPEFTIRTCVVTTQWTGAPTVKVEELITDKLEESLDGIEEVDHLRSTTTNGLSVIYVDLDDRIPPGDIQNVWDKVRAKVDLVKMPTDNIHPIVNDEFGDTAVLLLGIHQTPLAGDDAIEDAHRYSPRDLELFADRVRDKIRLLDGVAKVEKHGVNDEAIYIETDLGTWSQVGLTSEALKHLVDARNIVSPGGSIDTENGKFNVKPGGEFDAVDEIESIAVAAVQTGDSLNKVRLTDIGLKVTRDYVDPRSVVCRFSDANGSYPAVMLSVTMQSGSNIIDVCDLCMARIDQMVTVDQSLPRDLAVTPVSNQADNVNMKISDVIGNVVSAIVIVVIVVFLFVGLRTSLVMAANIPIVVFGAVGIVGMLGVQLEQISLASIIIALGLLVDNAVQVCDQTRTNCLAGMTPRDAAVEGANTLMFPMLSGTLTTVAAFLPMLFALSGGGAEYIYSLPVTLSTTLLLSWFLAMTVCVVLAAAFIRAPKNPDAPNAPLPWLGYKAAKLTSAMSQKLRKKDAPEVAEKTSDNERAAGPSDNIFLRIYGLTATVALRMKWITVLAAVALLFAVLRLPVSTEFFPQDRRDQFYVNVLLPETATIEQTDQVVHHVEEAIQKLSPITLPDGTKVERLRAMRSMTAQGGARWALGINPPAPSTSVSEILVRTTDGNLTPQFVEDIRKATNDGRSDLGISPIPGARIVPKKLALGPPAAPVELRVIGDGFADVEQLRKTADQVKALIKQQAGTWDIADSWGVDGFQLRIDIDDEKANLAGVTNADVADILTAYFSGLKLSTFREGDHQIPVYFRLEPQQRRSLNGVDAAYVEGENGKLPLNSIAKTITEWQPAKIERRDLNRTINVSAEVEDGVSGNDVVNAVMASDEMQSIIAALPIGYRIEIGGSLEESQDSSAEMLMSFAISLLLIVLILVLQYNGWSKTLIILATLPLAMIGAWFGLWLTNNPLGFMPQLGLLSLFGIVLNTGIIFIEFADILIAEKARQLQAAGTATGPILGLTRTQFRACLSAAGKQRMLPIFLTTATTIGGLIPLALSGGPLWEGMAWLMVYGLIVATLLTLYIVPSLFAIIVETFGISPIEMPEGSDSGGQTEAVA; this is encoded by the coding sequence ATGAATCTCGCGGCACTCGCCATGCGATACCGGCCCGTGGTGCTGACGTTTGTCGTGCTTATGGTCGGCTGGGGCGCTTTCACGTTTGCGACGATGCCCCGGCGTGAAGATCCCGAATTTACCATTCGCACGTGCGTTGTCACAACTCAGTGGACGGGAGCTCCCACTGTTAAAGTGGAAGAACTGATCACCGATAAGCTGGAAGAATCACTGGACGGCATCGAAGAAGTGGATCACTTGCGGTCGACCACGACCAATGGTCTGTCCGTCATCTACGTGGATCTGGACGATCGTATTCCGCCGGGCGACATTCAGAACGTCTGGGACAAAGTCCGCGCGAAGGTCGACCTTGTCAAAATGCCAACCGACAACATCCATCCCATCGTCAACGATGAATTCGGCGACACAGCCGTGCTGCTGCTGGGTATCCACCAAACGCCGCTCGCTGGTGATGACGCCATCGAAGACGCGCACCGCTATTCGCCGCGAGACCTGGAATTATTTGCTGACCGAGTGCGCGACAAAATCCGGTTGCTGGACGGAGTAGCCAAGGTTGAAAAGCACGGCGTCAATGATGAAGCCATCTACATCGAAACGGATCTTGGCACCTGGTCACAGGTGGGACTCACCAGCGAAGCACTGAAGCACCTTGTGGACGCTCGAAACATCGTGTCACCAGGTGGCAGCATCGACACGGAAAACGGCAAGTTCAACGTGAAACCCGGTGGCGAGTTCGATGCTGTTGATGAAATCGAATCCATTGCTGTGGCAGCCGTCCAGACAGGTGATTCGTTAAACAAAGTTCGGCTGACAGACATTGGCCTCAAAGTGACGCGTGACTACGTGGATCCTCGATCGGTCGTATGCCGGTTTTCTGATGCCAACGGATCTTACCCGGCGGTGATGCTAAGCGTGACCATGCAGTCCGGGTCGAACATCATCGACGTTTGCGATTTGTGCATGGCTCGAATCGACCAAATGGTCACCGTCGATCAATCTTTGCCTCGCGACCTGGCCGTCACGCCCGTGTCGAACCAGGCAGACAACGTCAACATGAAGATCAGCGACGTGATCGGTAACGTGGTGTCAGCCATCGTGATCGTGGTCATCGTTGTGTTTCTGTTTGTTGGATTAAGAACGTCCCTGGTCATGGCGGCCAACATTCCGATTGTTGTGTTCGGTGCCGTCGGCATCGTCGGGATGCTGGGCGTGCAGTTAGAACAAATTTCTCTGGCATCGATCATCATCGCGTTGGGCTTGCTGGTCGACAACGCGGTTCAGGTATGCGACCAAACGCGAACAAACTGCCTGGCCGGTATGACTCCGCGAGACGCCGCCGTCGAAGGCGCAAATACGCTCATGTTCCCGATGCTGTCCGGAACGCTGACCACTGTCGCCGCCTTTCTGCCGATGTTGTTCGCGCTAAGTGGCGGCGGGGCGGAATACATTTACAGCCTGCCGGTCACTCTGTCGACAACACTGCTGCTAAGCTGGTTTCTGGCGATGACGGTTTGTGTGGTGCTGGCAGCTGCGTTTATTCGAGCTCCTAAAAACCCGGATGCCCCCAACGCTCCGCTGCCATGGCTGGGTTACAAAGCTGCGAAACTGACGTCGGCGATGTCACAAAAGTTGCGGAAAAAAGATGCGCCTGAAGTTGCCGAAAAGACCAGCGACAACGAACGCGCCGCAGGTCCCAGCGACAACATCTTCCTTCGTATCTATGGCCTGACAGCAACGGTCGCGTTGAGGATGAAGTGGATCACAGTGCTTGCGGCGGTCGCGTTGCTATTTGCAGTGTTGCGGCTGCCGGTGAGCACCGAATTTTTCCCTCAGGATCGGCGAGACCAGTTCTATGTGAATGTGCTACTGCCGGAAACTGCCACGATCGAACAAACCGATCAGGTGGTCCACCACGTGGAAGAAGCAATTCAAAAACTCAGCCCAATCACGTTGCCGGACGGAACGAAAGTAGAACGGCTGCGAGCCATGCGGTCGATGACGGCTCAAGGCGGAGCTCGCTGGGCGCTGGGCATCAATCCACCTGCGCCCAGCACCAGCGTTTCGGAGATCCTGGTCCGAACGACGGACGGAAATCTGACGCCTCAATTTGTGGAAGACATCCGAAAGGCTACCAACGACGGTCGCAGCGATCTGGGAATCTCACCCATTCCCGGTGCTCGGATTGTTCCGAAAAAGCTAGCCCTAGGACCGCCGGCCGCCCCTGTGGAATTACGAGTGATCGGAGACGGATTTGCCGACGTCGAACAGTTGCGCAAAACGGCCGATCAGGTAAAAGCTCTGATAAAGCAGCAAGCTGGTACATGGGACATTGCTGATTCCTGGGGCGTCGACGGGTTTCAGTTGCGCATCGATATCGACGACGAAAAAGCGAATCTGGCCGGTGTCACGAATGCCGACGTCGCGGACATTTTGACCGCCTATTTTTCCGGACTTAAGCTATCCACATTCCGAGAAGGTGATCACCAGATCCCCGTCTACTTCCGTCTGGAGCCTCAACAACGCCGCAGCCTAAACGGTGTTGACGCCGCATACGTGGAGGGCGAAAACGGCAAACTCCCGCTAAATTCCATCGCAAAAACCATCACTGAATGGCAGCCTGCAAAAATTGAACGCCGCGACCTGAATCGCACCATCAACGTGAGCGCAGAGGTGGAAGACGGCGTGTCCGGCAACGATGTCGTGAACGCCGTGATGGCGTCAGACGAAATGCAGTCGATCATAGCGGCGCTTCCGATCGGCTATCGCATTGAAATCGGTGGTTCGCTGGAAGAGAGCCAGGATTCGTCGGCGGAAATGCTGATGTCCTTTGCCATCTCTCTGTTGCTGATCGTGTTAATTCTTGTGCTGCAATACAACGGTTGGTCAAAGACGCTTATCATTCTTGCCACACTGCCGCTGGCCATGATTGGGGCATGGTTCGGACTCTGGCTGACCAACAATCCGCTTGGCTTCATGCCTCAACTGGGATTGCTATCGCTGTTCGGCATTGTGCTGAACACGGGGATCATTTTTATCGAATTCGCCGACATTCTGATCGCCGAAAAAGCCCGACAACTGCAGGCTGCGGGCACCGCTACGGGACCGATTCTGGGGCTCACGCGAACTCAATTTCGAGCCTGCCTGTCAGCCGCCGGCAAACAACGCATGCTGCCAATCTTTTTGACGACGGCCACAACGATCGGTGGTCTAATTCCGCTGGCTCTGTCGGGCGGACCGCTGTGGGAAGGCATGGCCTGGCTGATGGTCTACGGCCTGATCGTGGCAACCTTGCTGACGCTGTACATCGTGCCTTCGCTGTTCGCGATTATCGTGGAAACCTTCGGCATCAGCCCAATCGAAATGCCAGAAGGCAGTGACTCTGGCGGACAGACCGAGGCCGTCGCGTAA
- a CDS encoding alpha/beta hydrolase family protein translates to MPSSLLSRRTFFQASTASAMGAVIAQQLWMTEQAVAQAAKATPKKTPLNRFPRMMQEYYVDRMRAFQKQRIDRLAALQTKADAEEYVTSCQDRIRACLGPHPEKTPLNAKVTGVHKRDGYRIENVIFESRPGFPVTANLYVPTNVEGRRPAVVGTCGHTHNGKAEKAYQGFSQGLARQGYVCLIFDPIGQGERLQYVDEHLKSHVGVGVREHLKTGNQQFLVDESFSMWRAWDGVRALDYLLTRDEVDPTQIGVTGNSGGGTDTTLMCGVEQRWGMAAPSCYVASLVRNLENELPTDTEQCPPKALSMGLDHEDFLAALAPKPIIILAKEKDFFDVRGTEEAYGRLKRLYQLLGAEDNINLFVGPTYHGYTQENREAMYGWFNRVTGTDGPGTEPELTIEDDATLQCTESGQVSTMGAKTVQDFTREKAAKLAKQRGDLAPEKLMPVLTDWIGDRLSDAVPKYRILRIGSGRDFPEKYFLTYVVETEPRVQAFVYRLYPERHYSRPPRDSKQALLYVSHDSADAELRDNEELLKLIADNPDTPVYAVDVRGTGESRPNTAETNSYASAYGCDYMYAIQGVMFDDSYSRQRTGDLLSVLNWLKSVGHEQVHLFANGWGSISGTFAATLHPTVTQVTLQNALTSFTDLAQAEDYDWPLSSMVPGILNTFDLPDCYRLLKSKKLKQITPAGPIGLMT, encoded by the coding sequence ATGCCATCCAGTCTTTTGTCTCGCCGCACGTTTTTTCAGGCATCTACCGCCAGCGCGATGGGCGCTGTGATTGCTCAGCAGTTGTGGATGACCGAACAAGCGGTCGCTCAGGCAGCGAAAGCGACTCCGAAGAAAACACCGCTCAATCGCTTCCCGCGAATGATGCAGGAATACTATGTCGACCGCATGCGAGCTTTCCAGAAGCAGCGCATCGATCGACTTGCCGCGCTGCAAACGAAGGCGGATGCTGAAGAGTACGTGACGTCCTGCCAGGATCGGATCCGCGCGTGTCTTGGTCCTCATCCGGAAAAGACACCACTGAACGCGAAGGTCACGGGCGTCCATAAACGAGACGGCTATCGCATTGAAAATGTGATCTTCGAAAGCCGTCCTGGATTTCCGGTGACGGCAAACCTGTACGTCCCTACCAATGTCGAAGGCCGTCGACCGGCCGTTGTCGGCACCTGCGGCCACACTCATAACGGCAAAGCTGAAAAAGCCTATCAGGGTTTTTCGCAGGGCCTCGCGCGGCAGGGCTATGTTTGTTTGATCTTCGATCCGATCGGCCAGGGCGAACGCCTGCAATACGTTGACGAGCACCTGAAGTCGCACGTTGGAGTTGGCGTGCGAGAACACTTGAAAACCGGCAACCAACAGTTTCTCGTCGACGAATCGTTCAGTATGTGGCGCGCGTGGGACGGAGTGCGGGCTCTGGATTATTTGTTAACTCGCGACGAAGTGGACCCGACGCAAATTGGCGTCACCGGAAATTCGGGCGGCGGCACAGACACAACGCTGATGTGCGGTGTTGAGCAGCGTTGGGGCATGGCGGCGCCGTCGTGTTACGTCGCGTCGTTGGTTCGCAATCTGGAAAATGAACTGCCGACCGACACGGAGCAATGCCCTCCGAAAGCGCTGTCGATGGGGCTGGATCATGAAGACTTTCTCGCGGCGTTGGCGCCGAAGCCGATTATTATTCTGGCCAAGGAGAAGGACTTCTTCGACGTTCGTGGTACCGAAGAAGCCTATGGTCGTTTGAAACGGCTGTATCAACTGCTGGGCGCCGAAGACAACATCAACTTGTTTGTTGGACCAACGTATCACGGCTACACGCAGGAAAATCGGGAGGCGATGTACGGCTGGTTCAATCGTGTCACGGGGACCGACGGGCCGGGAACAGAGCCCGAGTTGACCATTGAAGACGACGCGACACTTCAGTGTACGGAGTCCGGACAGGTCAGCACGATGGGCGCGAAAACCGTTCAGGATTTCACGCGAGAAAAGGCCGCTAAGCTGGCAAAGCAGCGAGGCGACTTGGCTCCCGAAAAGTTGATGCCGGTTCTGACCGACTGGATCGGCGATCGCCTTTCCGATGCGGTCCCGAAGTATCGCATCCTTCGCATCGGCAGCGGTCGCGACTTTCCGGAGAAGTATTTTTTGACGTACGTGGTGGAAACGGAACCTCGCGTGCAGGCTTTTGTTTATCGCCTGTATCCGGAACGGCATTACTCACGGCCGCCCCGAGATTCCAAACAAGCGCTTCTGTACGTGTCGCACGATTCGGCCGATGCGGAACTTCGCGACAATGAAGAGCTTCTTAAACTGATCGCCGACAACCCAGACACACCGGTGTACGCAGTTGATGTGCGTGGCACCGGCGAATCGCGTCCAAACACAGCGGAGACCAATTCTTATGCCTCCGCCTACGGATGCGACTATATGTACGCGATTCAGGGCGTCATGTTCGATGATTCGTATTCCCGACAACGAACGGGCGATCTGTTGTCTGTGCTAAACTGGTTGAAGTCGGTTGGCCACGAACAGGTTCATTTGTTCGCCAACGGTTGGGGCAGTATCTCGGGCACCTTCGCCGCGACTTTGCATCCCACGGTGACGCAGGTCACTCTGCAAAATGCGCTCACGTCGTTTACAGATCTGGCTCAGGCAGAAGACTACGACTGGCCACTGTCGTCGATGGTCCCTGGCATCCTTAACACGTTCGATCTGCCGGACTGCTATCGCTTGTTGAAATCAAAGAAGCTAAAGCAGATCACGCCGGCAGGGCCCATCGGGTTGATGACATAG
- a CDS encoding MFS transporter: MPPTGDTATESSELPATKIRWTVFALACSTSFLLYLHRYSWNIIGPKLQTEFSFSNTQAAVLFSLFYYTYAAGQIPSGIIVDRFGPHRFLTGIIAAWSIAVAGIAHTSNIMLLGFWRLVFGATQAGCYPALTKISQQWFPATHRTVLQGWVATTFGRAGGAMSPIILGTLLMGVCGLRWQVSVTLIGLVGLVHAIVFFALFRDSPVHDPRVNSAEEELIAGRAVSKTTAVDHRAVLPLRKALQNRSLRIFTVQQFLDAGSDVVFVGLIGTWFLVAHQFDIKQTGWLASLPLFGGALGGIVGGWLNDTIIRRTGNRRWARSGVGFVGKVIGCAMLALVVMQSDGVTGAWLLMAAKFFSDWSQPTTWGTCTDLGGRFSATVFSIINTAGTIGGVCMPIVFGVVLDWFTTTSVVDGIDMSVTDWNPLFVLLSGMYLASGACWLLVDCTDRLTDE, encoded by the coding sequence GTGCCACCAACAGGCGACACCGCGACCGAGTCATCCGAATTACCGGCGACAAAAATTCGCTGGACTGTGTTCGCTCTCGCGTGCAGTACGTCATTCCTGCTGTACCTGCACCGCTACAGCTGGAATATTATCGGCCCGAAGTTGCAGACCGAGTTTTCGTTTTCGAATACTCAAGCTGCTGTTCTGTTTTCTTTGTTCTACTACACCTACGCGGCCGGTCAGATTCCCAGCGGCATCATTGTTGATCGTTTTGGGCCGCACCGGTTTCTCACGGGAATCATCGCCGCGTGGTCCATTGCCGTGGCGGGGATCGCTCATACCAGCAACATCATGCTGCTCGGATTCTGGCGTCTGGTGTTCGGAGCGACTCAAGCGGGCTGCTACCCCGCTCTGACAAAAATCAGCCAGCAGTGGTTTCCCGCCACTCATCGAACCGTGCTGCAGGGGTGGGTCGCGACGACGTTCGGTCGAGCAGGCGGCGCGATGTCGCCCATTATTCTGGGCACGTTGCTGATGGGAGTCTGCGGGCTGCGGTGGCAAGTATCTGTCACACTGATCGGGCTGGTGGGCCTGGTTCACGCGATTGTGTTCTTTGCGCTGTTCCGCGATTCGCCCGTGCACGATCCCCGCGTCAATTCCGCCGAGGAAGAATTGATTGCCGGTCGTGCAGTGTCCAAAACGACTGCTGTCGACCATCGTGCCGTGCTACCTTTGCGCAAGGCGTTGCAGAATCGCAGCCTGCGAATCTTCACGGTGCAGCAGTTTCTGGATGCTGGCTCAGACGTCGTCTTTGTGGGGCTGATTGGCACATGGTTCCTGGTCGCTCATCAGTTTGACATCAAACAGACCGGTTGGCTGGCTAGTCTGCCGCTGTTTGGCGGTGCTCTGGGCGGCATTGTCGGTGGCTGGTTGAATGACACGATCATTCGCCGCACAGGCAACCGGCGCTGGGCACGCAGTGGCGTTGGTTTTGTGGGGAAGGTCATCGGCTGTGCCATGTTGGCGTTGGTTGTGATGCAGTCTGATGGTGTGACCGGAGCGTGGCTGCTGATGGCGGCGAAGTTCTTCAGTGACTGGAGTCAGCCAACAACATGGGGCACCTGTACGGATCTTGGAGGTCGGTTCAGTGCGACCGTGTTCAGCATTATCAATACCGCAGGTACCATTGGAGGTGTCTGCATGCCGATTGTGTTCGGCGTTGTGCTGGACTGGTTTACCACGACGTCCGTCGTCGACGGGATTGACATGTCTGTCACCGACTGGAACCCGCTGTTCGTGCTGTTATCCGGAATGTATCTTGCATCCGGAGCCTGCTGGTTGCTGGTGGACTGCACCGACCGCTTAACCGATGAATGA
- a CDS encoding efflux RND transporter periplasmic adaptor subunit has translation MNLYVVSGPIRQLLLAGSAIAVLAMAGCNGKGEAEPYVPGPRPVSVKALVKQSVPQAMLAAATVGSWKTEELGFEVGGRVEWVVEPNQEIEGRVEDADGNLIVEGTPVARLESERYRLQVETAKANIVQAEQAVKAATIELEKGLPAQIRAAQADASLALTQLNRSKQLFEKSAGTESDVDRDDARYQSAVATVEQMDADLKSKEAELQSLQSSLLQAKQSLRDAQRNLDDCTLYSSFRGEIAHVAVVPGSVVSAGQPVATIQMMDPIKVEVEVSAEDSRRLRSRERLAVMVSKADGTVEEHDGFLYLIDSVADAATRTYTVTVLVLNKKESAKSPAASSAPDAPAIATTTQTWRMNLRFIPGAKEGLLYVAEDAIHTQDGKSWLWKVENVETHQPLPADKLLKVSKLPVELGPAKIPFLGNWIFQQVLIDDESFDPDVNIVAGKLNVPTGEASDWDGDTIRIADDSQWELRPGELVKVDLSGSSLEQGYFVSMDAIVREGNRSFLFVVDGTDDAATVKRTEVRLATSDQPTATSSLRQVAPLEGESLDGLLYVTSGAHYLRDGEPVQVVMNGKAAQ, from the coding sequence GTGAATCTATACGTTGTTTCAGGGCCCATCCGCCAGCTTCTGCTAGCAGGCAGCGCCATTGCAGTTCTGGCCATGGCCGGGTGCAACGGCAAAGGCGAAGCAGAGCCATATGTTCCGGGGCCTCGGCCGGTTTCGGTGAAAGCACTGGTCAAGCAGTCGGTGCCGCAAGCAATGCTGGCCGCCGCTACGGTGGGATCGTGGAAGACCGAAGAACTGGGCTTTGAAGTCGGTGGTCGCGTTGAATGGGTGGTGGAACCGAATCAGGAAATCGAGGGCCGTGTCGAAGATGCGGACGGAAATCTGATTGTGGAAGGCACGCCTGTCGCTCGACTGGAAAGCGAACGCTACCGACTGCAGGTCGAAACGGCGAAGGCCAACATTGTTCAGGCTGAACAAGCGGTAAAAGCGGCGACGATCGAACTTGAAAAAGGTCTGCCCGCACAAATACGAGCAGCCCAGGCCGACGCCAGTCTCGCGCTAACCCAACTCAATCGCAGCAAACAGTTGTTCGAAAAGAGCGCGGGAACGGAAAGTGACGTCGATCGCGATGACGCCAGGTATCAGAGTGCCGTGGCCACCGTTGAGCAAATGGATGCCGACCTGAAGAGCAAGGAAGCGGAACTGCAATCGTTGCAGTCCAGCCTGTTGCAGGCGAAGCAGTCGTTGCGGGACGCTCAACGAAACCTTGATGACTGCACGCTGTATTCTTCGTTTCGAGGTGAAATCGCACACGTGGCCGTTGTGCCTGGCAGTGTTGTTTCGGCTGGCCAGCCCGTGGCCACCATTCAAATGATGGATCCAATCAAAGTCGAAGTGGAAGTCTCAGCCGAAGATTCGCGTCGTCTACGCAGTCGCGAGCGTCTGGCCGTCATGGTGTCGAAAGCCGATGGGACAGTTGAAGAGCACGACGGTTTTTTGTACCTGATCGATTCTGTCGCGGACGCAGCCACGCGCACCTACACAGTGACCGTGCTGGTGTTGAACAAGAAAGAGTCCGCCAAATCGCCGGCCGCGTCGTCTGCACCAGACGCCCCCGCCATCGCGACGACGACTCAAACCTGGCGAATGAACCTCAGATTTATCCCCGGTGCCAAAGAGGGGCTCCTGTATGTCGCGGAAGATGCCATTCACACCCAAGACGGCAAATCCTGGCTGTGGAAGGTCGAGAACGTAGAAACTCATCAACCGCTTCCGGCAGACAAGCTGCTTAAGGTTTCGAAGCTACCGGTGGAACTCGGCCCTGCGAAAATTCCTTTTCTGGGCAACTGGATTTTTCAACAGGTCCTGATCGATGACGAATCGTTTGACCCCGACGTCAACATCGTGGCCGGAAAACTAAACGTACCGACAGGCGAGGCCAGCGACTGGGACGGCGACACGATACGAATCGCAGACGACAGTCAGTGGGAATTGCGGCCGGGTGAGTTGGTGAAAGTCGATCTTTCCGGCAGCAGCCTGGAACAGGGCTACTTCGTATCGATGGACGCCATTGTCCGGGAAGGCAACCGTTCGTTTCTGTTTGTTGTCGACGGAACCGACGACGCGGCAACCGTCAAACGCACAGAAGTACGGCTGGCAACCAGTGACCAACCCACGGCCACTTCGTCACTACGGCAGGTGGCGCCGCTGGAGGGCGAATCGCTGGACGGGCTGCTTTACGTGACCAGCGGAGCTCATTATCTACGCGACGGCGAACCCGTACAGGTTGTCATGAACGGGAAGGCCGCCCAATGA